In the Plodia interpunctella isolate USDA-ARS_2022_Savannah chromosome 6, ilPloInte3.2, whole genome shotgun sequence genome, one interval contains:
- the LOC128670960 gene encoding LMBR1 domain-containing protein 2 homolog isoform X2 yields the protein MYSLFVIELIAAFILASTLLYRYGDCYRNHIIVTVSVLIAWYFSFVIMFILPLDITYTIQRSQENVTQVGNNTTTLAPPLIDPDQQSWKNIFPNLWRVVYWTSQCLTWLIMPMMQSYSKAGDFTVKGKLKSALVDNAIYYGSYLFICGILLIYIALKPDVHLDGSKIKAIASSASNTWGLFLLILLLGYALVEVPRNLWNNSKKNYTLTYTYFKIAKLSTDKCEAEESVDDILDSLSAVNSAVGPGHPLQRHVDTILLKLPAQLRDRLSSRPRARSPQPPALKSLVNLHKKTIKALHVLQRTETQWGLMLERVFHLEDVSSNLRSPDARFQHTFPTPRPRLQRIFYPPMLEWYWECFFKPHFLKAMAVITCVMSVAVVWSELTFFCKTPVLSIFANIVNAAKYNCNYAAIVTISTIIIAYMFYCAYSTVLKIRLLNLYYLAPHHMTNEYSLIFSGMLVCRLTPAMCLNFLSLIHMDSHIIKERIMETYYTQIMGHMDVLGIIAEGFNIYFPMLVVVLCLATWFSLGSRLLSFCGFQQFVGDDELTTDLVDEGREIVKREKRKRQRIEEAINRRRDHSERYAGYLAGRDQRDGDYYVTPSPERSNTSYQREAPYRTQTLEDELDQRFGDSTQTAIRSDRNKMTIPPRGLFDDV from the exons ATGTATTCATTATTTGTGATAGAATTAATAGCCGCCTTTATATTGGCGTCTACTCTGTTGTATAGATATGGGGACTGTTACAGGAATCACATAATAGTTACTGTATCAGTTCTAATAGCATGGTACTTCTCATTTGTTATCATGTTCATTTTGCCGTTGGATATAACATAT ACTATCCAACGGTCTCAGGAGAATGTGACACAGGTCGGCAATAACACAACTACCCTCGCTCCACCCCTCATTGACCCTGACCAGCAGTCCTGGAAGAATATATTCCCAAACCTCTGGAGAGTGGTGTACTGGACATCACAATGCTTGACatg GTTAATAATGCCAATGATGCAATCATACAGCAAGGCCGGCGATTTCACTGTCAAAGGCAAACTGAAGTCAGCGCTGGTGGATAACGCCATCTACTACGGCTCGTACTTGTTCATATGCGGCATTCTACTAATCTACATCGCTTTGAAGCCTGATGTACATCTTGATGGGTCCAAAATTAAG GCCATAGCATCTTCGGCAAGTAACACCTGGGGTCTGTTTCTCCTGATCCTGTTGCTCGGGTACGCTCTGGTGGAGGTGCCGAGGAATCTGTGGAACAACTCCAAGAAGAACTACACGCTGACCTACACTTACTTCAAGATCGCTAAGCTTAGCACCGACAAGTGTGAGGCGGAAGAGTCTGTTGATGATATTTTGGAc TCTCTGAGCGCAGTGAACTCAGCAGTGGGCCCGGGCCACCCGCTGCAGCGGCACGTGGACACGATCCTGCTGAAGCTGCCGGCGCAGCTGCGCGACCGGCTCAGCTCGCGCCCGCGCGCCCGCTCCCCGCAGCCGCCGGCGCTCAAGTCGCTCGTCAATCTGCACAAGAAG ACGATCAAGGCTCTCCACGTGCTGCAAAGGACAGAAACCCAATGGGGATTGATGTTAGAGCGTGTGTTCCACCTTGAAGACGTGTCGTCGAACCTGCGTTCCCCTGACGCGAGGTTCCAGCACACGTTCCCAACACCACGGCCGAGGCTGCAGAGGATATTCTACCCGCCTATGCTGG AATGGTATTGGGAGTGCTTCTTCAAGCCACACTTCCTGAAAGCAATGGCAGTGATCACCTGCGTAATGTCTGTGGCGGTGGTGTGGTCAGAATTGACTTTCTTCTGCAAGACTCCAGTGCTATCGATATTCGCTAACATCGTCAACGCGGCGAAGTACAATTGCAACTATGCTGCAATAGTG ACAATATCGACGATAATAATCGCGTACATGTTCTACTGCGCATACTCAACGGTCCTCAAGATCCGTCTACTCAACTTATACTACCTCGCCCCTCACCATATGACCAACGAATATAGTCTAATATTCTCCGGTATGTTAGTCTGTAGGCTGACGCCGGCTATGTGTTTGAATTTCCTCAGCCTTATCCATATGGACTCTCATATAATCAAGGAGAGGATTATGGAAACGTATTATACGCAA ATAATGGGCCACATGGACGTCCTGGGCATCATAGCTGAAGGCTTCAACATCTACTTCCCTATGCTGGTGGTGGTACTATGTCTGGCCACGTGGTTCTCCCTGGGCAGTAGGTTGTTGTCGTTTTGCGGGTTCCAGCAGTTTGTGGGCGACGACGAACTGACAACCGATCTGGTTGACGAGGGACGAGAGATTGTGAAGAGAG AGAAACGTAAGCGCCAGCGCATTGAGGAAGCAATCAACCGCCGCCGCGACCACAGCGAGAGGTACGCGGGCTACCTCGCGGGCAGGGACCAGCGCGACGGAG